One Candidatus Campbellbacteria bacterium genomic region harbors:
- a CDS encoding nicotinate phosphoribosyltransferase, with product MNAHIELGNTVTRTDSYKVSHHLQYPPKTEILFSFFESRGGEFPGVTFFGLQYILKRYLEGVVVTEQTIAKARRRFAAHFGSDTLFNEKGWRRIIDVHGGKLPIRIKAVPEGTTVPTSNVLMTIENTDPELPWLTNYIETILTQVWYPSTVATQSRAMRKLVLSFLEKTGDPSLVDFKVHDFGYRGSTSNESAGIGGAAHLVSFKGTDTMVALDVIEDFYGEECAGFSIPAAEHSTITSWGKEHEVDAYRNMLTSFPSGLVAVVSDSYDIYNACSQLWGKELKEAVINRDGVLVVRPDSGYPPDVVVKVLDILGNAFGYSINSKGYKVLNPKVRVIQGDGIDFSMLRRVLEAMEQHGWSADNVAFGSGGGLLQKVNRDTLRFAFKACAVRIDGLWHDDIMKDPVTDHSKRSKAGRLVLVKDDKTYKTMREEEAMRSGLPNELVTVFENGELLKEYTFAEIRERALIG from the coding sequence ATGAACGCACACATCGAGCTCGGCAACACCGTCACTCGCACCGACAGCTACAAGGTCTCGCACCACCTGCAGTACCCTCCGAAGACCGAGATCCTCTTCTCCTTCTTCGAGAGCCGCGGGGGCGAGTTCCCCGGCGTGACCTTCTTCGGTCTCCAGTACATCCTCAAGCGGTATCTCGAGGGTGTCGTGGTCACCGAGCAAACGATCGCCAAGGCCCGTCGGCGCTTCGCCGCGCACTTCGGCTCCGACACGCTCTTCAACGAGAAGGGCTGGCGTAGGATCATCGATGTCCACGGCGGCAAGCTCCCCATCCGCATCAAGGCCGTTCCCGAAGGAACCACGGTTCCCACGAGCAACGTCCTGATGACCATCGAGAACACGGACCCCGAGCTGCCCTGGCTCACGAACTACATCGAGACCATCCTCACCCAGGTGTGGTACCCCTCGACCGTCGCGACCCAGAGCCGTGCGATGCGCAAGCTCGTCCTCTCGTTCCTCGAGAAGACCGGTGACCCCTCACTCGTCGACTTCAAGGTCCACGACTTCGGGTACCGCGGTTCGACGTCCAACGAGTCCGCTGGCATCGGCGGCGCTGCCCATCTCGTCTCCTTCAAGGGGACGGACACGATGGTAGCGCTCGACGTCATCGAGGACTTCTACGGCGAGGAGTGCGCGGGGTTTTCCATCCCCGCTGCGGAGCACTCCACGATCACGTCGTGGGGCAAGGAGCACGAGGTCGACGCCTACCGCAACATGCTGACCTCGTTCCCTTCCGGTCTCGTCGCCGTCGTCTCCGACAGCTACGACATCTACAACGCCTGCAGCCAGCTGTGGGGCAAGGAGCTCAAGGAAGCGGTCATCAATCGTGACGGTGTCCTCGTCGTTCGCCCCGACAGCGGCTATCCGCCCGACGTCGTGGTGAAGGTGCTCGACATCCTCGGCAACGCCTTCGGCTACAGCATCAACAGCAAGGGCTACAAGGTGCTCAATCCGAAGGTACGCGTCATCCAGGGCGACGGCATCGACTTCTCGATGCTGCGCCGGGTGCTCGAGGCGATGGAGCAGCACGGATGGTCGGCCGACAACGTCGCATTCGGTTCCGGTGGCGGCCTGCTGCAGAAGGTGAATCGCGACACCCTGCGCTTCGCCTTCAAGGCTTGCGCTGTCCGTATCGACGGCCTCTGGCACGACGACATCATGAAGGATCCCGTGACCGATCACTCCAAGCGTTCGAAGGCTGGACGTCTCGTCCTCGTCAAGGACGACAAGACGTACAAGACGATGCGCGAGGAAGAGGCGATGCGGTCGGGGCTCCCCAACGAGCTCGTCACGGTCTTCGAGAACGGTGAGCTCCTCAAGGAGTACACCTTCGCCGAGATTCGTGAACGTGCCCTCATCGGCTGA
- a CDS encoding threonine--tRNA ligase, with protein MEKHTPEELAPMRHTLSHLMAAAVLEVRPDAKPTLGPAIDNGFYYDFDFPTPIVDTDLKEIQKRMKKMLSSWKEFTHEEVSKEQAWEQFANNEYKQELINEIVERGEKITLYTCGGFTDLCRGGHVEHPSQDIAADGFKISHLAGAYWRGDEKNKMLTRIYGLAFATKEDLDAYETQIEEAKKRDHKKLGREMDIFVFSDLVGSGLPLWTPKGTMLRNLLDDYVWELRSARGYERVEIPHITKKDLYEKSGHWAKFQDELFKITTREGHLFAMKPMNCPHHTQIFDRKQWSYREMPQRYANTTACYRDEQSGELSGLSRVRSFSQDDAHVFCRMEQVKDEFLKVWDIVHEFYGTFGFQLVVRLSTHDPAHPDKYLGDEARWAVAEGMLAEIIKEKGVTAIDGLGEAAFYGPKLDFMAQDSLGREWQVATIQLDMNMPESFDLSCINEKGEKERVVMIHAAIMGSIERFMSIMIEHTAGLFPVWLSPTQVTVIPVLEKHNAKAREIANALKTEKVRVLCDDSDEMLGKKIRAWKVEKTPYAIVLGDKEIESGELTLEKRSGEKETISLEALIAKLKTEISTRAL; from the coding sequence ATGGAAAAACATACACCCGAGGAGCTCGCGCCCATGCGCCACACCCTTTCGCACCTTATGGCTGCAGCAGTTTTAGAAGTGCGCCCTGACGCAAAACCAACCCTTGGTCCCGCAATCGATAATGGTTTTTATTACGACTTTGACTTTCCTACCCCGATTGTCGACACTGACCTCAAAGAGATTCAGAAGCGAATGAAAAAGATGCTGTCATCGTGGAAAGAATTTACACACGAGGAGGTTTCGAAAGAACAGGCCTGGGAACAATTTGCAAACAATGAGTACAAGCAGGAGCTTATCAACGAAATCGTAGAGCGCGGTGAAAAAATTACACTCTACACGTGTGGTGGTTTTACCGATTTGTGTCGTGGAGGACATGTTGAACATCCATCTCAAGATATTGCTGCTGATGGTTTTAAAATTTCTCATCTCGCAGGTGCCTATTGGCGTGGAGACGAAAAGAACAAAATGCTCACACGTATTTATGGTCTTGCGTTTGCAACTAAAGAGGACCTCGACGCATACGAAACACAAATTGAAGAGGCAAAGAAGCGTGACCATAAAAAACTCGGTCGCGAGATGGATATTTTTGTCTTTTCAGACCTTGTTGGAAGCGGTCTTCCCCTCTGGACTCCAAAAGGAACAATGCTCCGCAATCTTCTCGATGACTATGTGTGGGAACTACGCAGCGCACGCGGATACGAACGAGTTGAAATTCCCCACATCACCAAAAAAGATCTCTATGAAAAATCTGGTCACTGGGCAAAGTTTCAAGATGAACTCTTCAAGATTACCACCCGTGAGGGACACCTCTTTGCGATGAAGCCGATGAATTGTCCGCACCACACGCAAATTTTTGACCGCAAACAGTGGAGCTACCGTGAGATGCCTCAACGATATGCAAACACAACTGCGTGCTACCGCGATGAACAATCAGGAGAACTCTCTGGCCTTTCGCGTGTTCGAAGTTTTTCACAAGATGATGCTCACGTATTCTGTCGTATGGAACAAGTGAAAGATGAGTTTCTTAAGGTATGGGATATTGTGCACGAATTCTACGGTACATTTGGTTTTCAACTTGTTGTTCGCCTCTCAACACACGATCCCGCACACCCAGACAAATACCTCGGTGATGAAGCGCGTTGGGCGGTGGCCGAAGGAATGCTTGCAGAAATTATAAAAGAAAAAGGTGTCACCGCGATTGATGGCCTTGGTGAAGCTGCCTTCTATGGTCCTAAATTGGACTTCATGGCACAAGACTCTTTGGGACGCGAGTGGCAGGTCGCCACAATTCAGTTGGATATGAACATGCCTGAAAGTTTTGACCTTTCATGCATCAATGAAAAAGGTGAAAAAGAACGTGTGGTAATGATTCACGCTGCAATCATGGGTTCTATTGAACGCTTTATGAGTATTATGATTGAACACACCGCTGGTTTGTTCCCTGTGTGGCTTTCCCCTACACAAGTCACTGTGATTCCTGTGTTAGAAAAGCACAACGCAAAGGCACGTGAAATCGCTAATGCACTCAAGACAGAGAAAGTGCGAGTATTGTGTGACGACAGCGACGAAATGCTTGGTAAAAAAATCCGCGCGTGGAAAGTTGAAAAAACTCCATATGCAATTGTGCTAGGTGACAAAGAAATAGAGAGCGGTGAACTCACTCTTGAAAAACGTTCTGGTGAAAAAGAAACTATTTCTCTCGAAGCTCTTATTGCAAAACTCAAAACAGAAATCTCTACCCGTGCTCTCTAA
- a CDS encoding AAA family ATPase, with protein sequence MIKGFIIGKFYPFHLGHMYLIDVARANCDHLIVWVCEKAEQTVLGHVRANWIKELYPDVEVRLIPDTLADDDTQGWATYTLRVLGEAPDIVFTSEDYGEPYAKLMGSRHIIVDKHRVHIPISGTKVRNDAIANWAYLAPPVRAHYAKRVVVLGAESTGTTTLSKALAEHFQTTWVPEYGREYCLHRIEDPDKKWSTDEFIHIASEHSRREDELARNAYGVLISDTDAFATSIWHKRYMGFYSPEVQKIANKRRVDLYILTGDEIPFVQDGTRDGENIRHEMHIWFIEEMKRTGRTYVLVQGTPEERLQQSISAIEKILV encoded by the coding sequence ATGATAAAAGGATTCATTATCGGAAAATTCTATCCGTTTCACCTTGGTCATATGTATTTGATTGATGTAGCGAGAGCAAATTGTGACCATTTGATTGTTTGGGTCTGTGAAAAAGCAGAACAAACAGTGCTTGGCCATGTTCGTGCCAACTGGATCAAAGAATTATATCCCGATGTTGAGGTACGACTCATACCTGACACACTTGCAGATGATGATACACAAGGGTGGGCAACATATACACTTCGTGTGCTTGGCGAAGCACCGGATATTGTTTTCACTTCAGAAGACTATGGTGAGCCGTACGCAAAACTCATGGGCTCACGGCATATAATTGTTGATAAACACCGGGTACACATTCCTATCTCTGGAACGAAAGTTCGTAATGATGCCATCGCAAATTGGGCCTACCTAGCACCTCCTGTACGAGCCCACTATGCAAAACGTGTCGTTGTGCTAGGTGCGGAATCAACAGGAACCACAACACTTTCAAAAGCACTTGCGGAACATTTTCAAACCACATGGGTACCTGAATATGGTCGGGAATACTGTTTACATCGTATAGAAGATCCTGATAAAAAATGGAGTACGGATGAATTTATTCATATCGCCTCAGAGCACTCGCGTCGTGAAGATGAGCTGGCCAGAAACGCATATGGAGTTTTGATTAGCGATACTGATGCGTTTGCTACATCAATATGGCACAAACGTTATATGGGATTTTATTCGCCGGAAGTGCAAAAAATTGCTAATAAAAGGAGGGTGGATTTATACATACTTACCGGAGACGAAATTCCTTTTGTGCAAGATGGCACTCGAGATGGTGAAAACATTCGTCACGAAATGCACATTTGGTTCATTGAAGAAATGAAACGGACAGGAAGAACATACGTCTTAGTACAAGGTACCCCCGAAGAAAGACTACAGCAGTCTATCAGTGCTATAGAAAAGATTTTAGTTTAA
- a CDS encoding NUDIX domain-containing protein, which yields MRNTTVGVVVARFQVAKLHKGHTYLIDYVNSRCDNLLIILGTARSFPTKKNPLSFEMRRLMIANRYPNAIIVPLRDTKLDSRWSTELDLAISSALPGGVDGHTVTLYGSRDSFIDFYTGVHATHLVPPLGTSNGTKNRERLANITDSVKFREGVIHTQMSRPPAVYPTVDIAIIKRETNEVLLGGKNVDGGKLRFVGGFVDPKDTSYAVAAKREVYEETTGIEIADLKEVGSARIDDWRYRGTGDSVITTFFTATYIFGALCASDDLDRLVWVPIPHVIEYLVPEHEPLGLMLLKHFNQTL from the coding sequence ATGAGAAACACAACTGTTGGCGTCGTCGTCGCCAGGTTCCAGGTAGCGAAACTCCACAAGGGGCACACTTACCTCATCGACTACGTGAACTCGCGCTGCGACAACCTACTCATCATCCTCGGTACAGCTCGATCCTTCCCCACCAAGAAGAACCCCCTGTCCTTCGAGATGCGCCGGCTGATGATCGCGAACCGGTATCCAAACGCGATCATTGTCCCGCTTCGCGATACCAAACTCGACTCCCGTTGGAGTACCGAGCTGGACCTCGCCATCTCCTCTGCCCTTCCCGGTGGTGTTGATGGCCACACCGTCACACTGTACGGTTCCCGTGATTCCTTCATCGACTTCTACACCGGTGTGCATGCAACACACCTTGTCCCTCCTCTAGGAACGAGCAACGGTACGAAGAACCGTGAGCGTCTCGCGAACATCACCGACTCGGTGAAGTTTCGTGAAGGTGTCATCCACACGCAGATGAGCAGGCCGCCGGCCGTGTACCCCACGGTTGACATCGCCATCATCAAACGTGAGACCAATGAGGTCCTTCTCGGCGGTAAGAATGTGGACGGTGGCAAGCTTCGCTTCGTCGGCGGATTCGTTGACCCGAAGGATACCTCGTATGCAGTCGCTGCTAAGCGAGAAGTGTACGAAGAAACCACGGGCATCGAAATCGCCGATCTCAAGGAAGTTGGTTCCGCAAGAATCGACGACTGGAGGTATCGGGGCACCGGAGACAGCGTCATCACGACCTTCTTCACCGCTACGTACATCTTCGGTGCGCTTTGCGCCAGCGACGACCTCGATCGTCTTGTGTGGGTCCCTATCCCTCACGTGATAGAGTATCTCGTTCCGGAGCACGAGCCTCTCGGGCTCATGCTTCTCAAGCACTTCAACCAGACCCTGTGA
- a CDS encoding DUF4406 domain-containing protein, which produces MSKEYWTQEDKDALETAQSYGELFTIAKRILDRMPRPRGQMCGPISTGGAGSVEANLKRFDVALEHILQNDVEVFNQMPFEVPMQRIKKELEPNVSYSMRLLEEFYSPIFENKLVDTLYFLPDWKTSRGANWEHDQAQRLGIEIIYLPEDLFSTGI; this is translated from the coding sequence ATGTCGAAAGAATACTGGACACAAGAGGACAAAGATGCGCTGGAAACTGCACAATCGTATGGTGAACTTTTTACAATTGCCAAACGCATACTCGATCGTATGCCAAGACCGCGAGGACAAATGTGTGGCCCTATTTCAACAGGTGGCGCTGGTTCTGTAGAAGCAAACCTAAAAAGATTTGATGTTGCACTCGAACATATTTTACAAAATGACGTTGAGGTGTTTAATCAAATGCCGTTTGAAGTTCCGATGCAGCGAATAAAGAAAGAACTAGAACCGAATGTTTCATATTCCATGCGATTACTTGAAGAATTTTATTCGCCTATTTTTGAAAATAAACTTGTAGATACCTTATACTTTCTCCCTGACTGGAAAACATCTCGTGGTGCGAATTGGGAGCATGATCAAGCGCAACGTCTAGGTATTGAAATTATCTATTTACCAGAGGATTTGTTTAGTACAGGAATATGA
- a CDS encoding 2'-5' RNA ligase family protein has translation MRYFIGFAIQEEAGKWHTALAKDISEKFDTWKIHEYIPSHITLYRPFNMDDVSPIKDLLRAWIQKYSVSGTLTLSGFDRFADRVVFAAVDMEKSTEDAIADIRQKIMAVLPKEDFPNFVPHATLADNDVSPEKIEKIWKYVNTLPKPYFVVPFDNITLFRKEGEKKWVVDEMFPITRVDNM, from the coding sequence ATGAGGTATTTTATTGGTTTTGCAATTCAAGAAGAAGCGGGGAAATGGCACACAGCACTTGCGAAGGATATTTCCGAAAAATTTGATACGTGGAAAATACATGAGTACATTCCTTCTCACATTACATTGTATCGGCCCTTTAACATGGATGACGTTTCTCCAATAAAAGATTTATTGCGAGCGTGGATACAAAAATATTCTGTTTCAGGAACGTTAACGCTTTCTGGGTTTGATCGCTTCGCAGATAGGGTGGTATTTGCTGCTGTTGATATGGAAAAGAGTACCGAAGACGCTATCGCAGACATACGTCAAAAAATTATGGCAGTACTACCAAAAGAAGATTTTCCGAATTTTGTTCCCCACGCAACACTTGCTGACAATGACGTATCTCCAGAGAAAATAGAAAAAATTTGGAAGTACGTGAATACGCTTCCTAAACCATATTTTGTTGTGCCGTTTGATAACATCACCCTTTTTCGTAAAGAAGGTGAAAAAAAGTGGGTTGTGGATGAAATGTTTCCAATAACTCGTGTTGACAACATGTAA
- a CDS encoding nicotinamide mononucleotide transporter yields MDGFFSVNNIVFTVIGYPMSYIEFFGTLLNIWCVYLVAKNKTLNWPVGIVATILFGFLFFQINLYADFLEQIYFLLTGFWGWWAWSTGKKSAKEEKPVLALSFTSRLGWILITFVGTLILGYVDAHLNVYFPKVFTEAASFPYLDSFTTIMSFVATILLIHKEFEAWYLWILVDIIGIWLYWIKDVHFVSILYVIFFILAVNGLTTWRKLYKKQQSLQKTI; encoded by the coding sequence ATGGACGGATTCTTTAGTGTCAATAATATAGTTTTTACAGTTATCGGATATCCAATGAGCTATATTGAGTTCTTTGGTACCCTCCTCAATATATGGTGCGTATATCTTGTAGCAAAAAATAAAACACTCAACTGGCCTGTTGGTATTGTGGCAACTATCCTTTTTGGATTTCTTTTCTTTCAAATTAATTTATATGCTGATTTTCTTGAACAAATCTATTTCCTCCTCACAGGTTTCTGGGGTTGGTGGGCGTGGAGTACGGGTAAAAAGAGCGCAAAAGAAGAGAAGCCCGTTCTCGCTCTTTCTTTCACATCTCGTCTGGGGTGGATACTTATCACGTTTGTCGGAACACTCATTTTAGGATATGTGGATGCCCATCTCAATGTATACTTTCCAAAAGTTTTTACAGAAGCAGCATCATTCCCTTACCTCGACTCGTTTACAACAATCATGAGTTTTGTAGCAACAATTTTACTTATACACAAAGAATTCGAGGCTTGGTATCTTTGGATTCTTGTGGATATTATTGGTATCTGGCTCTACTGGATAAAAGATGTTCACTTTGTATCTATTCTATATGTTATCTTCTTTATTCTTGCTGTAAACGGACTCACTACCTGGCGTAAACTTTACAAAAAACAACAATCGCTACAAAAAACCATATGA
- the dnaE gene encoding DNA polymerase III subunit alpha: MTAPFVHLHTHSHYSLLSALPKIKKLVARAVELQMPALALTDNGNMYGAIEFYKACLKAEIKPILGVDFYVAARTRHDKEPGIDAKRDRLVLLAMNDVGYKNLIKLVTYSHTEGFYYRPRVDRELLQKYHEGLIAILPIFNGPLSNALRNNDTERLNTTFSFYLETFGKENIYLEITHHPDVDGHEALVQKVIAFGKETNTPLIASNDVHYLSPDDMMARKTLLSIQSGSDFRGGGFTSSEADFSFLSPDEMQKLFKDTPEALENTLNIADRCHIDIPLGSWMFPNLALPEGATYESELRTRVDEGFTRRELTKTPEIQQRLDFELDTIISKGYAPYFLVVGDLLAYAREHKILTNTRGSVAGSLVSYVLGITTVNPLEYQLPFERFLNPLRPSPPDIDLDIADNKRDTMIAYAREKYGADNVAQIGTFGTMMARGAVRDTARALGFDYAIGDQIAKLIPMGSQGFPMSLDRAMKDEKDLKALYDRDEDAQRIIDMAKKIEGCARHISVHAAGVVISPIPLVEIVPTQFDPKGEGKLLTQYDMHAVEDVGLLKFDFLGLKNLAILSEAIRRVRKIYGIEIDVETLPIDDKETYDMLARGDTMAVFQLSGQAMTQFLKELRPSNIHDINAMVALYRPGPMNNIPEYIARKHGKKPVIYMHPKMKNFLERSHGILVYQDDLMSTALELAGYTWETVDKFRKAIGKKIPEEMAKQHVIFVEGCVKNSGMTTTQAEDMWKLFEPFQGYGFNKAHAASYGRLAYQTAYMKAHYPTAYMAAVLSADAGDVEKISELIAGCVAMGIEVLPPDINESFGAFSVVTKDLTTDDTEKIRFGLYSIKNLGEGISDVIIEERKQHGPYESLENFLDRIHDRNLNKKSLEALIQSGSLDRFGERGHMLANVSTLLAFNKESSARGKAQDSLFGGVESPFTSHMRLEDAPAATQAQKLAWEKALLGLYISGHPLDVHKAFLEKVPTNVEKIKTLPSGMTSVIYGLVEDVRPIMTKKNEKMAFVHISDYTGTLELVLFPKVYEEYKNLLVVGSCVGVKGKISLRNGEISMLADKVKPLGDGLGTPPPLQKIAE; the protein is encoded by the coding sequence ATGACCGCCCCGTTTGTACACCTTCATACACATTCGCACTACTCTCTTCTTTCTGCACTTCCAAAGATTAAGAAACTTGTTGCTCGGGCTGTTGAGTTGCAAATGCCCGCACTCGCACTTACTGATAATGGAAATATGTACGGTGCGATTGAATTTTACAAAGCGTGCCTTAAAGCTGAAATTAAACCAATTCTCGGTGTTGATTTTTATGTCGCCGCACGCACACGACATGACAAAGAACCGGGCATAGATGCTAAGCGCGATCGACTTGTACTTCTTGCAATGAATGACGTTGGATACAAAAATCTCATCAAACTGGTCACGTACTCACACACCGAAGGATTTTATTATCGCCCACGCGTTGATCGAGAACTTCTTCAAAAATACCACGAGGGACTCATTGCTATTTTGCCTATTTTTAACGGTCCACTTTCAAATGCACTACGTAATAACGATACCGAACGTCTGAACACCACTTTCTCTTTTTATCTTGAAACATTTGGAAAAGAAAATATTTATCTTGAAATTACACACCATCCCGATGTTGATGGACACGAGGCGTTGGTTCAAAAAGTAATTGCATTCGGAAAAGAAACAAACACACCACTCATCGCCAGCAACGATGTCCACTACCTTTCACCTGACGACATGATGGCACGCAAGACGCTCCTTTCTATTCAATCTGGTTCAGATTTCCGCGGAGGAGGATTCACATCATCTGAAGCAGACTTCTCATTCTTGTCACCAGATGAAATGCAGAAACTTTTTAAAGACACACCTGAAGCACTGGAAAATACTCTCAACATTGCCGACCGGTGTCACATCGACATTCCTCTGGGCTCTTGGATGTTTCCAAATCTCGCACTTCCTGAAGGGGCAACGTACGAAAGTGAGCTCCGTACACGTGTTGATGAAGGATTCACACGACGCGAGCTTACTAAAACACCTGAGATACAACAGCGATTGGACTTTGAGCTCGATACTATTATTTCAAAAGGATACGCTCCATACTTTCTCGTTGTAGGAGACCTACTTGCATATGCTCGTGAACACAAAATTTTGACCAACACTCGTGGTTCGGTTGCTGGATCACTCGTCTCATATGTCCTTGGTATCACAACTGTTAATCCACTTGAATACCAGCTCCCCTTCGAACGCTTTCTCAACCCTCTTCGTCCTTCACCTCCCGACATCGATCTAGATATTGCTGATAACAAACGCGACACCATGATTGCGTATGCTCGTGAAAAATACGGAGCAGATAATGTTGCACAAATTGGAACATTTGGAACGATGATGGCGCGTGGTGCGGTGCGTGACACTGCTCGTGCACTCGGCTTTGACTATGCTATTGGAGACCAAATTGCAAAGCTCATACCTATGGGTTCACAAGGATTTCCAATGAGTTTGGATCGTGCGATGAAAGATGAAAAAGATTTGAAAGCACTCTATGATCGAGATGAAGACGCCCAACGTATTATCGACATGGCAAAGAAAATTGAAGGATGTGCACGCCACATTTCCGTGCACGCTGCCGGCGTGGTCATCTCCCCTATTCCGCTCGTTGAGATTGTTCCAACACAATTTGATCCAAAAGGTGAAGGGAAACTCCTCACACAGTACGACATGCATGCCGTTGAAGATGTCGGGCTTCTCAAATTCGATTTCCTCGGACTCAAAAACCTCGCCATTCTCTCAGAGGCAATCCGTCGCGTACGAAAAATCTATGGCATTGAAATAGATGTCGAGACACTTCCTATAGATGACAAAGAAACGTACGACATGCTTGCACGTGGAGACACAATGGCGGTCTTTCAACTCAGCGGTCAAGCCATGACACAATTTCTCAAAGAACTTCGCCCATCAAATATCCACGACATCAACGCTATGGTGGCCCTCTATCGACCTGGTCCAATGAATAACATTCCAGAGTACATCGCACGCAAACATGGCAAAAAACCGGTCATCTACATGCATCCAAAAATGAAAAACTTCCTTGAACGTTCACACGGTATTCTTGTGTACCAGGACGACCTTATGTCCACAGCACTCGAACTTGCGGGGTACACGTGGGAGACCGTGGACAAATTCCGTAAAGCAATCGGAAAGAAGATTCCTGAAGAAATGGCAAAACAACACGTCATCTTCGTGGAAGGTTGTGTCAAAAACTCTGGAATGACAACAACACAAGCTGAAGATATGTGGAAACTTTTTGAACCATTCCAAGGATATGGATTCAATAAAGCACACGCTGCAAGTTACGGCCGACTTGCCTACCAAACAGCATACATGAAGGCACACTACCCAACAGCGTACATGGCAGCGGTGCTTTCGGCTGATGCGGGTGACGTTGAAAAAATTTCTGAGCTCATCGCAGGATGTGTTGCTATGGGTATTGAAGTGCTCCCTCCTGATATCAATGAAAGTTTTGGAGCATTTTCTGTCGTAACCAAAGATTTGACAACTGACGACACCGAAAAAATTCGATTTGGACTGTACTCAATTAAAAATCTTGGGGAAGGTATTTCAGATGTCATTATTGAAGAGCGAAAACAACATGGTCCGTACGAATCACTTGAAAATTTCCTTGATCGCATCCACGATCGCAACCTCAACAAAAAATCTCTTGAAGCACTTATTCAATCTGGTTCGCTCGACCGTTTTGGTGAACGCGGACACATGCTCGCAAATGTCAGTACCCTTCTCGCATTCAACAAAGAATCGTCCGCACGCGGAAAAGCACAAGACTCCCTCTTTGGCGGAGTGGAAAGCCCTTTTACATCACACATGCGCTTAGAAGATGCCCCTGCGGCAACACAGGCACAGAAACTTGCGTGGGAAAAAGCACTTCTTGGTTTGTACATTTCTGGTCATCCACTGGACGTACATAAAGCATTTTTAGAAAAAGTACCAACAAACGTAGAAAAAATAAAAACACTTCCCTCAGGTATGACATCCGTGATCTATGGCCTCGTCGAAGATGTTCGCCCTATCATGACCAAGAAAAATGAAAAAATGGCGTTCGTACACATTAGCGATTACACAGGAACACTTGAACTTGTTCTCTTTCCTAAAGTGTATGAAGAATATAAAAATCTACTCGTTGTCGGTAGTTGTGTGGGAGTTAAGGGGAAAATTTCTTTACGCAACGGTGAAATCAGCATGCTTGCCGACAAAGTAAAACCTCTTGGTGATGGACTAGGTACACCGCCTCCACTACAAAAAATCGCCGAATAG
- a CDS encoding NUDIX hydrolase: protein MTPNSPHVKFAILASDTAIFTVRDGELLVRLVNVDRPPHFKNIPGLPGGLLTPKETADEAALRHIEEKAHIKASKLYIEQLYTFSAVHRDPRGRVVAVAHTALIPWENLSATEQMDTNGAQWVSVSSAHKLAYDHDEVLTVAVNRLRSRSTYTTIVSKLMPAEFTLSELEKTYESILKTQFDKRNFRKKILKLKILKELPHKRTGVAFRPAALYTFASPKVKEIEIL from the coding sequence ATGACACCCAACTCACCACACGTTAAGTTTGCGATACTTGCATCTGACACAGCTATCTTTACCGTTCGAGATGGAGAACTACTTGTACGTCTCGTAAATGTTGATCGCCCTCCCCACTTTAAAAATATTCCCGGACTTCCTGGTGGTCTACTCACCCCAAAAGAAACAGCTGACGAAGCAGCACTTCGTCATATAGAGGAGAAGGCACACATCAAAGCAAGTAAACTATATATTGAACAACTATACACTTTTAGTGCTGTACACCGCGATCCACGAGGACGTGTCGTTGCTGTCGCACATACCGCACTGATCCCTTGGGAAAATCTCTCAGCAACAGAGCAAATGGATACCAATGGCGCACAGTGGGTATCTGTCTCGAGTGCACACAAACTTGCATATGACCACGATGAAGTTCTCACTGTTGCTGTAAATCGTCTACGATCACGTTCCACGTACACAACCATCGTCAGTAAACTCATGCCAGCAGAATTCACACTTTCAGAATTAGAAAAAACATACGAAAGTATTCTTAAAACCCAATTTGATAAACGAAACTTTCGTAAAAAAATTCTGAAACTGAAAATCCTCAAAGAACTTCCACACAAACGAACCGGTGTTGCGTTTCGTCCTGCAGCACTCTACACATTCGCGTCTCCTAAAGTTAAAGAGATCGAAATTCTCTAA